AGGGCACACCCGTCGTGAGGCGGGGTCGCAAAGCCAAGGGACCCAAGGGCCCGGGTCAGCCTGGCTGCCTCGGCCGGCACCTCCCCAGGTGCCGCGCTAGGGGGAATGCAATAACTGGCGCGGCTCACCGTCTTGATGGGAAGGACTGCAATGCTTGCTCGACTTCGTAAGGCCCGCGAGGAGGGTGAGGGCGGATTCACCCTCATCGAGCTCCTCGTCGTGGTCATCATCATCGGCATCCTGGCCGCGATTGCGATTCCGGTCTTCCTGAACCAGCGGAAGAAGGCCTATGACGCGGCAATCAAGTCAGACCTCAAGAGTGCGGCCACGGCGGAGGAAGCCTACCTGACGAACAACCCGTCGGGTGGCTACTTCATGGGCGCCACCGCGGGCACCCTGGCCCCCGGTGATCTGCTTTCGGATGGCCTTAAGTTCTCCT
This sequence is a window from Mycobacteriales bacterium. Protein-coding genes within it:
- a CDS encoding prepilin-type N-terminal cleavage/methylation domain-containing protein gives rise to the protein MLARLRKAREEGEGGFTLIELLVVVIIIGILAAIAIPVFLNQRKKAYDAAIKSDLKSAATAEEAYLTNNPSGGYFMGATAGTLAPGDLLSDGLKFSSTSDYDGGTQAINVSGWAQDAASGAASATSGTLDGGFCLVAKSSTGNYFVYNSTNGGLDNTAHTTDPTATSCVFGAA